In Thermosynechococcus sichuanensis E542, a single genomic region encodes these proteins:
- a CDS encoding ATP synthase F0 subunit B: MLYSNADPISTTTGVNEALDVPSVPLELLQQLQKLEELLILEGTKIPLTGRKLIDEEQILNQLAHIEQAIPESVKTAQRILNQRDEIIKKAQHRAQEIIRAAEQRAAQIADELRIRQQAELEAQKIRQQVQQEVEFMRQRAIEEINLLRQNTEKELAHLRQVTRHECQERQQEADAYADRTLAEMERQFKEMLAVIQNGRQYLKQHQAHRQP; encoded by the coding sequence ATGCTTTACTCAAACGCCGATCCCATCTCAACAACCACTGGAGTAAATGAAGCGCTTGATGTCCCTTCCGTACCGCTGGAACTCCTGCAACAACTGCAAAAGCTGGAAGAACTCCTGATTCTCGAAGGGACGAAGATCCCGCTGACGGGACGCAAACTCATTGATGAAGAGCAGATCCTGAATCAGCTTGCCCACATTGAACAGGCGATCCCCGAATCAGTGAAGACAGCGCAGCGGATCCTCAATCAACGGGATGAGATCATTAAAAAAGCCCAGCACCGCGCCCAAGAAATTATCCGTGCCGCAGAGCAACGTGCCGCCCAAATTGCTGATGAACTGCGGATTCGCCAGCAGGCAGAACTCGAAGCCCAGAAAATTCGCCAGCAGGTGCAGCAAGAGGTGGAGTTTATGCGCCAGCGCGCGATCGAGGAAATCAATCTACTACGGCAAAACACAGAAAAAGAATTGGCTCATCTGCGCCAAGTGACCCGCCATGAATGTCAGGAGCGGCAACAGGAGGCCGATGCCTATGCCGATCGCACCCTTGCGGAAATGGAACGCCAATTCAAGGAAATGCTAGCGGTGATTCAAAACGGGCGCCAATACCTGAAGCAGCACCAGGCCCACCGTCAACCCTAG
- a CDS encoding alpha-E domain-containing protein, which translates to MLSRVADAVYWLNRYIERAENIARFVDVNLNMLLDLPTSLSSQWDPLVLTTGDLPFFQEHYGTATAENVIQFLTFDTSYPNSIISCLRAARENATSIREVISSEMWQQVNAFYTMVREAAKAPDQVETASFLAQVKQASHLFAGVMDSTMSHNEAWHFGQMGRLLERADKTSRILDVKYYLLLPSVEDVGTPIDELGWIALLKSASAYEMYRKRGSHRITPAGVAEFLILDAEFPRAIRFCLLQVEKSLYKITGTPLGSWHQPVERQLGRLRSQLDYLTIDEIIGQGMHEFLDHLQQQMNEVDTQIFQTFFTLEPVKAR; encoded by the coding sequence ATGTTAAGTCGTGTTGCCGATGCGGTCTATTGGTTAAATCGCTACATTGAGCGGGCAGAGAATATTGCTCGTTTTGTTGATGTCAACTTGAATATGCTGCTGGATCTGCCCACCAGTCTTTCAAGTCAATGGGATCCCCTCGTGTTAACAACGGGGGATTTGCCCTTTTTTCAGGAGCACTACGGCACGGCCACGGCTGAAAATGTGATTCAGTTCCTCACCTTTGACACCAGCTATCCCAACTCGATCATCTCCTGTCTGCGGGCGGCACGGGAGAATGCCACATCCATTCGCGAGGTGATTTCCTCAGAAATGTGGCAGCAGGTGAATGCCTTCTACACAATGGTGCGCGAGGCGGCTAAAGCCCCCGATCAAGTGGAAACTGCCAGTTTTTTGGCGCAAGTCAAACAGGCCAGTCATCTCTTTGCTGGCGTGATGGATAGCACGATGAGCCATAATGAAGCGTGGCACTTTGGCCAAATGGGACGGCTACTGGAGCGAGCTGATAAGACCTCGCGGATTCTTGACGTGAAATACTATCTGCTGTTGCCCTCGGTGGAGGATGTGGGCACGCCCATTGATGAGTTGGGCTGGATTGCCCTCCTGAAGTCTGCTAGTGCCTATGAGATGTACCGTAAACGGGGTTCCCATCGGATTACCCCCGCAGGGGTAGCAGAGTTTTTGATTCTCGATGCCGAGTTTCCGCGCGCAATTCGCTTTTGTCTATTGCAGGTGGAAAAATCCCTCTACAAAATTACAGGGACGCCCTTGGGGAGTTGGCATCAGCCTGTGGAACGGCAACTGGGACGCCTGCGATCGCAACTGGACTATTTGACGATTGATGAAATTATTGGTCAAGGCATGCACGAATTCCTCGATCACTTGCAGCAGCAAATGAATGAGGTGGATACCCAAATTTTTCAAACCTTCTTTACCCTAGAGCCTGTAAAAGCCCGCTAG
- the coaD gene encoding pantetheine-phosphate adenylyltransferase, protein MLAVYPGSFDPITLGHLDIIERGARLFSEVIVAIAHNPQKKALFSVSQRIKQVQAATVHLKNVRVDTFDGLTVEYARSQQATVLLRGLRVLSDFEYELQMSHTNKSLWPEIETVFLTTSNEYSFLSSSLVKEIARFGGNVRHLVPATVAKDLEACFTQTPIPSQQPLE, encoded by the coding sequence ATGCTTGCTGTTTATCCCGGAAGTTTTGATCCCATTACCTTAGGGCACTTGGATATTATTGAACGGGGTGCGCGTCTCTTTAGTGAAGTGATTGTGGCGATCGCCCATAACCCCCAGAAAAAAGCCCTCTTTAGCGTCAGCCAACGGATTAAGCAAGTACAGGCGGCTACCGTTCACCTAAAAAATGTGCGGGTGGATACCTTTGATGGTCTGACGGTGGAGTACGCGCGATCGCAACAGGCAACGGTTCTTCTGCGGGGGCTGCGGGTTCTGTCGGACTTTGAGTATGAGCTTCAGATGTCCCACACCAATAAAAGCCTCTGGCCAGAGATTGAGACCGTGTTCCTCACCACGTCCAATGAGTATAGTTTCTTAAGTAGTAGCTTAGTAAAAGAAATTGCCCGATTTGGCGGTAATGTTCGTCATCTCGTACCAGCCACTGTTGCCAAGGATTTAGAAGCATGCTTTACTCAAACGCCGATCCCATCTCAACAACCACTGGAGTAA
- a CDS encoding DUF565 domain-containing protein, translating into MQQTRLNTLLDRLGAGIQEQLKNPWRRLATLSIAVLFGVFLGLAISSSAGQLGYLDIVASAVVAIAAEVISALFYSDRWKLRQTLFGEILNALKFGLLYGLFLVAFLLGS; encoded by the coding sequence ATGCAGCAAACCCGTCTCAATACCCTGCTTGATCGTCTAGGCGCTGGAATTCAGGAGCAATTAAAAAATCCGTGGCGACGGCTCGCAACACTGAGCATTGCGGTTCTCTTTGGGGTGTTCTTGGGTTTGGCCATTTCCTCTAGTGCAGGTCAACTGGGCTACTTGGATATTGTCGCCTCAGCCGTGGTGGCCATTGCTGCCGAAGTGATCAGTGCTCTGTTCTATAGCGATCGCTGGAAACTGCGGCAAACTCTCTTCGGCGAAATTCTCAATGCCCTGAAGTTTGGTCTGCTGTATGGCTTGTTCCTCGTTGCCTTCCTTTTGGGAAGTTAG
- a CDS encoding DUF1877 family protein, with product MSIAAILIAIPDNEPPANLEALIAAAEEGELPSCILETAWHGLHWLFTGTADGGDEPWCYLLKGGTEMTIEDMVESVPRFLDRHQVDAWHQALQSVTETTLAQRFDPEAMAAAHIYPTSFWSRSDQEPWQLLWQSYSDLRDFLANQQGAGVLIYFA from the coding sequence ATGAGTATTGCCGCAATCTTAATCGCGATTCCCGACAATGAACCGCCAGCAAACCTTGAAGCGCTCATCGCAGCCGCAGAAGAGGGAGAGTTGCCCAGTTGCATCCTAGAAACCGCATGGCACGGTCTGCATTGGTTATTCACCGGCACTGCCGATGGGGGTGACGAACCTTGGTGCTATCTCCTCAAAGGGGGAACAGAAATGACTATTGAAGACATGGTGGAAAGTGTGCCCCGTTTCCTCGATCGCCATCAGGTCGATGCTTGGCATCAAGCACTGCAATCTGTAACTGAAACGACCCTAGCCCAACGTTTTGACCCAGAGGCAATGGCTGCCGCCCACATCTATCCCACCTCTTTTTGGAGCCGCAGCGACCAAGAGCCTTGGCAACTTCTTTGGCAATCCTATAGCGATCTACGGGACTTTTTAGCAAACCAGCAAGGGGCAGGGGTACTCATTTACTTTGCTTAG